CTCATGTCCGACGAACGGACCCCGGGCACGCGGATGCCGGTGCTCTATCTCAGCCACGGCGCGCCGCCGCTCGCCGACGACGCCGTGTGGACCCGCGAGCTCGCCGACTGGGCGGGACGGTTCCCGCGGCCGCGCGCGGTGTTGATGGTCTCCGCGCACTGGGAGGAGTCGCCGCTCACGCTCGGCGCGACGTCGACGGTGCCCCTGACGTACGACTTCTGGGGCTTCCCGCAGCGCTACTACGACGTCGAGTACCCGGCACCGGGGGCGCCGGAGCTCGCCGCCGCCGTCCGCCGGCTGCTGCACTCGCCCGAGTACCCGGTGCACGACGATCCCAGGCGCGGGCTCGACCACGGCGCGTACGTGCCGCTCGTCGAGATGTACCCGGACGCCGACGTGCCGGTGCTCCAGGTGTCGATGCCGACGCTGGAGCCGGAGACACTGTTCAGGCTGGGACGCGGCCTGGCGCCGCTGCGCGACGACGGCGTGCTGGTCGTCGGCAGCGGGTTCACGACGCACAACCTGCACGAGACCGACATGAGCCGGGGGAGTGACATCGCTCCGCCGACGTGGTCGACCGAGTTCGACGACTGGGTCGACGGCGCGGTCGCCGCGACCGACGTCGACGCGCTGCTCGACTTCCGGCGCAAGGCACCCGCCGCGCACCGGGCACATCCGCGTACGGAGCACTTCGCGCCGCTGTTCGTCGCTCTCGGCGCGGGCGTCGAGACGCTGCGCTCGAGCGAGGCTGTCATCGACGGCTACTGGTACGGCCTGGCGAAGCGCTCGTTCCAGTTCGACTGATCAGCGATGGTGCTTCACCTCGTGGAGATGGACTTCACCTCGTCCCTGCACGAGGTGAAGTCAACGCTGATCACGTTAACCTCGATTGTTCACGTGGGGTGGTGACGTGTTTCTGACTTCGTGACGCACTTTGGCGTTGGATTAGCCAACATCGTCGGGGTTCTGGGTGGGTTGAGTCTGTCGTTCTTGGCGGTGGGTGGCAAGCCGGTGTAGCCGGGCTTGCTCGAGGCCGGCCTGG
This genomic interval from Streptosporangiales bacterium contains the following:
- a CDS encoding dioxygenase; amino-acid sequence: MPVLYLSHGAPPLADDAVWTRELADWAGRFPRPRAVLMVSAHWEESPLTLGATSTVPLTYDFWGFPQRYYDVEYPAPGAPELAAAVRRLLHSPEYPVHDDPRRGLDHGAYVPLVEMYPDADVPVLQVSMPTLEPETLFRLGRGLAPLRDDGVLVVGSGFTTHNLHETDMSRGSDIAPPTWSTEFDDWVDGAVAATDVDALLDFRRKAPAAHRAHPRTEHFAPLFVALGAGVETLRSSEAVIDGYWYGLAKRSFQFD